The genomic interval ATAACGCCTCCCTTTTGTTGTAAGGATATAGAATATTTATTCATGAACGGTTTACTTTGGTTATACTCACTTTTACACAATCGTTATAATGCCTTGTCACCATAAAAATCAATTTATGCTATCAAAGTTAACGACTGATTAAAAAGATTTCACCAAGCCGTTATGATTTAAGTGACTCTAATATTTCAATCACATCTGATGTAACTTCATCAATGTGTTTTGACCCGTCGATGTTTTTCAAAAGACCTTTTTGACTGTAAAACTCTAAAATAGGTTTAGATTGCTTTACATTCACTTCTAAACGGTTCGCAACAGTTTCAGGGTTGTCGTCTTCACGTTGATAAAGCTTACCACCATCAATATCACAAATACCTTCAACTTTTGGAGGATTGAAAACTAGATGATATGTTGTGCCACAAGTCTCGCAAATACGACGACCTGTTAGACGATTCATTAATTCTTCTTCTGGCACCTCGATATTCACAACTGCATCAATCGTTCTTCCAAGTTCTTCTAGGATTGAATTTAATGCTTCTGCTTGCTCAATCGTACGAGGAAATCCGTCTAATAAGAAACCTTTTTTTGCATCGTCTTCAGAGATACGTTCTTTTACAATCCCAACTGTAACTTCGTCTGGTACAAGTTCACCACGATCCATATAGGATTTCGCTTCTTTACCAAGTTCAGTTTCATCTTTAATCGCTTTTCTGAACATATCCCCCGTTGAAATGTGAGGAATAGGGTACTTTTTAATGATTTCACTCGCTTGAGTTCCTTTACCAGCACCAGGTAATCCCATTAAGATAATGTTCATAAGTGCCCTCCTACAATTTATCGTCTACCAAAGCCTTTATATTCTTTTTCATTCACTTGTGCTTCTAAACTTTTCATTGTTTCGATGGCAACACCGATAACGATGAGTAAGCTTGTACCACCCAATTGAATAGCTTGTGGTAAGTTCATAAATTTAGTCGCGA from Staphylococcus sp. MI 10-1553 carries:
- a CDS encoding adenylate kinase, whose translation is MNIILMGLPGAGKGTQASEIIKKYPIPHISTGDMFRKAIKDETELGKEAKSYMDRGELVPDEVTVGIVKERISEDDAKKGFLLDGFPRTIEQAEALNSILEELGRTIDAVVNIEVPEEELMNRLTGRRICETCGTTYHLVFNPPKVEGICDIDGGKLYQREDDNPETVANRLEVNVKQSKPILEFYSQKGLLKNIDGSKHIDEVTSDVIEILESLKS